Proteins from one Clostridium cellulovorans 743B genomic window:
- a CDS encoding metallophosphoesterase family protein encodes MLNLLHISDLHFGFDKDTTQKSLRDNFLNDFFNYLREIANDKPFDYVFITGDIGYSAKESDYDEARIWIKKLLECVNLKVCNLYICPGNHDVDRNYLDDKEFPQEQLRANKLLKVERLQNLKEGFINYSNFCRRLGVETYLIDNNENYLIGVHKTSNLNIIGVNTSWLAKSDEVEDQMWVGANFLQVIKSQNSLNPNLMTITIFHHPKEFWNSNERSTYYDTKNTYDLACKLSDMVLFGHTHELTKKPDRWDTPFICGTGAVYDKNTYSYNFKTYEIDEHQKTVVQVCEHRFDSNSWGKVTTLRNNYYDIEKNSKTQTITFFEDNNDFISDIKKYSKKVEFNKDIDEDIISYFEKRYLNNIRDKSNFFDTLWNNTMKIFDRESGLLLYNVLHKFIALNKEFCIERFSKDSKIYSESIQMNGIINDDFSYTPKYKKFSRALYIFFDYPELYNLLEESFKIEFKIKCKENINYFLLAYYCNEGFEAHLKESRNLLKKVSQKDTYRYWHDYTRFDINTFLMLFEKMKINEVNPEIYNTFMFSTIIKRSYNYDCSETILNNLIPAVIPNFSDKDVVELLNEFNANSQYRELGGYNHYDKSHNDLWYYLKEYKDIIINKVGRDYILDNAKESKIFEKLKNFL; translated from the coding sequence GTGCTAAACTTACTGCATATTTCTGATTTGCATTTTGGATTTGATAAAGATACTACACAGAAATCATTACGAGACAACTTTTTAAATGACTTTTTTAACTATTTGAGAGAAATTGCTAATGACAAACCTTTTGATTATGTCTTCATTACAGGTGACATAGGATATTCTGCGAAAGAAAGTGATTATGATGAAGCTAGAATTTGGATTAAAAAATTACTGGAATGTGTAAATCTTAAGGTTTGTAATCTGTACATTTGTCCAGGTAACCATGATGTTGATAGGAATTATTTGGATGATAAGGAATTTCCGCAAGAACAATTACGTGCTAATAAACTACTTAAAGTTGAACGTTTGCAAAATTTAAAAGAAGGTTTTATAAATTATTCTAATTTTTGTAGGAGATTAGGGGTGGAAACTTATTTAATTGATAATAATGAAAATTATCTAATTGGTGTTCATAAAACTAGTAATTTAAATATTATAGGTGTTAATACTTCATGGTTAGCAAAATCAGATGAAGTTGAAGATCAAATGTGGGTAGGAGCTAATTTTTTACAAGTAATTAAATCTCAAAACAGTCTTAATCCGAACCTAATGACTATAACGATATTCCATCATCCGAAAGAATTTTGGAATAGTAATGAAAGGTCTACATACTATGATACCAAAAACACTTATGATTTAGCGTGTAAACTTTCTGATATGGTGTTATTTGGACATACTCATGAATTAACCAAAAAGCCTGATAGATGGGATACCCCATTTATCTGTGGAACTGGTGCAGTTTATGATAAAAATACATATAGCTACAATTTTAAGACTTATGAAATTGATGAACATCAGAAGACAGTTGTACAGGTGTGTGAACATAGATTTGATTCAAATTCTTGGGGAAAAGTGACTACATTAAGAAATAATTATTACGATATAGAGAAAAATAGTAAAACACAAACAATAACTTTTTTTGAAGATAACAATGATTTTATTTCAGATATTAAAAAGTATAGCAAGAAAGTTGAATTCAATAAAGATATAGATGAGGATATTATTTCGTACTTTGAAAAGAGGTATTTAAATAATATTCGTGATAAGAGTAATTTTTTTGATACATTATGGAATAATACAATGAAAATCTTTGATAGAGAGTCTGGTTTATTACTATATAATGTTTTGCATAAATTCATTGCTCTAAACAAAGAGTTTTGTATAGAAAGATTCTCAAAAGATTCTAAAATATATTCAGAGAGTATTCAAATGAATGGTATAATTAATGATGACTTTAGTTATACACCTAAATATAAAAAATTTTCTAGAGCACTATATATCTTTTTTGATTATCCTGAGTTATATAATCTCTTAGAAGAGTCATTTAAAATTGAGTTTAAAATAAAATGTAAGGAAAACATTAATTATTTTCTTTTAGCTTATTACTGTAATGAAGGATTTGAGGCTCATTTGAAAGAATCTAGAAATTTATTAAAAAAGGTATCTCAAAAAGATACATATCGATATTGGCACGATTATACTAGATTTGACATAAACACATTTCTTATGCTATTTGAGAAAATGAAAATAAATGAAGTAAACCCGGAAATATACAACACGTTTATGTTCAGTACGATAATTAAAAGATCATACAACTATGATTGTAGTGAGACTATACTTAATAACTTAATACCAGCAGTCATTCCTAATTTTTCAGATAAAGATGTCGTTGAATTATTAAATGAATTTAATGCTAATTCTCAGTATCGAGAATTAGGTGGATATAATCATTATGATAAAAGTCATAATGATTTATGGTACTATTTAAAAGAGTATAAGGATATTATCATAAATAAAGTAGGAAGAGATTATATTTTGGATAATGCTAAAGAATCAAAAATATTTGAAAAGCTAAAAAACTTTTTATAA
- a CDS encoding metallophosphoesterase family protein — protein sequence MTLFDQSFADLQAIKSKRNPNNYNIVFWGDSWVQRNIGSDVRFVSNNIFEVAMQRAMDFNPLLFAYGGDGAFTGTEDNLNFLVEKIKSLNKDKNGDSVPFFMVPGNHDSARLGTTLSLDNYKKIIGPEDIHWSIDLPEFRLRLVGLNSLYHYIYKEYGLTENELEFLDNSLPDIRCSRNVFVTMHVPPREPELDWVGDDAFPNGRGRKDFYKIVKNKVSKVLIGHIHDFQMAKAHGVRFILSGGGGATLNVGARFHIVVINIRIYGKYNIITPKFVPVGWNRATEPVSP from the coding sequence ATGACTCTCTTTGATCAGTCATTTGCGGATCTGCAGGCTATCAAAAGCAAGCGGAATCCTAATAATTATAATATAGTATTTTGGGGTGACAGCTGGGTTCAACGCAATATAGGAAGCGATGTACGATTTGTAAGCAATAATATTTTTGAAGTAGCTATGCAAAGAGCAATGGATTTTAATCCCTTACTTTTTGCCTATGGTGGTGATGGTGCCTTCACTGGTACCGAAGATAACCTTAATTTCTTAGTTGAAAAAATCAAAAGTTTAAATAAAGATAAAAATGGTGACAGCGTGCCCTTTTTCATGGTTCCAGGTAATCATGATTCCGCAAGATTAGGTACTACACTCTCCCTAGATAACTACAAAAAGATTATTGGTCCAGAAGATATTCATTGGTCTATTGATTTGCCCGAATTCAGACTCAGGTTAGTTGGGCTTAATTCTTTATATCATTATATTTATAAGGAATATGGTCTGACAGAAAATGAACTTGAATTCTTGGACAACAGTTTACCAGATATTAGATGCTCTAGGAATGTTTTTGTCACTATGCATGTTCCACCAAGAGAACCAGAGCTTGATTGGGTTGGAGATGATGCCTTCCCAAATGGAAGAGGAAGAAAAGACTTTTATAAAATAGTAAAGAATAAAGTCTCTAAAGTTCTTATAGGTCACATTCATGATTTCCAAATGGCTAAAGCACATGGAGTTAGATTCATTCTATCCGGTGGCGGCGGAGCAACTCTTAATGTAGGTGCTCGATTCCACATCGTTGTAATAAATATTCGAATCTATGGCAAATATAATATAATTACACCAAAATTTGTTCCTGTAGGCTGGAATAGAGCAACTGAACCTGTATCCCCATAG
- a CDS encoding LytR/AlgR family response regulator transcription factor: MISLNIIICEDNKEYIKQISKVVKLVFEESGLECNIKAFNIYEEAIKYIKSLNSYEDCLYILDIDLKQDKNGLSLGREIRNIDEYKGEIIYVTSYVHQMQSVFKYKLKILDFIDKGFDMESSIKEALNVYIKIYKDKIENESLIFKVGGNVFIIKPSDIICIETDKSKKKVIVYTIKNEISVNLTLKEVQEKLSNQFVQIHRSIIVNKEHIKKIEYINDDLYVVLTGGMKEIVSKRREKEIKACIIQ; this comes from the coding sequence GTGATCAGTTTGAACATAATTATATGTGAAGATAATAAAGAATATATAAAACAAATTTCTAAAGTAGTAAAACTTGTATTTGAAGAAAGTGGTTTGGAATGTAACATTAAAGCATTTAACATCTATGAAGAAGCAATAAAATATATTAAATCTTTAAATTCGTATGAAGATTGTCTTTATATCTTAGATATAGATTTAAAACAGGACAAAAATGGGTTATCCCTAGGAAGAGAAATAAGAAATATTGATGAATATAAAGGAGAAATAATATATGTTACTTCTTATGTTCATCAAATGCAAAGCGTATTTAAGTATAAGCTGAAGATATTAGATTTTATAGACAAAGGTTTTGATATGGAAAGCTCCATTAAAGAGGCACTTAATGTATATATTAAAATTTATAAAGATAAGATTGAAAATGAATCTTTAATATTTAAAGTTGGTGGGAATGTATTTATAATAAAGCCTTCAGATATTATTTGTATAGAAACTGATAAGAGCAAAAAGAAAGTTATTGTATATACAATAAAAAATGAAATAAGCGTAAATTTAACTTTAAAAGAAGTTCAAGAAAAGCTTTCAAATCAATTTGTACAAATTCATAGAAGTATAATTGTCAACAAAGAGCATATTAAAAAGATTGAATATATTAATGACGATTTATATGTAGTTCTTACTGGGGGTATGAAAGAGATTGTTTCTAAGAGAAGAGAAAAGGAGATAAAAGCATGTATTATACAATAG